The DNA window CGAGTGGTTGGCATGATCGCGGGGTCGGCGACGTGGTCGACGAGCACCACTATCCGGGTCCGGGCATGCCGGAGCCGGAAGAGAACCGGGCGTCAGTGCTCGGTGAGTTCGGAGGAGAGGCGCTCGTGGTTGAGGATCACCTCTGGATTCAGGATTTCTCGGAGGCGCCGACCCACTACGAGACATCTCAGTCGAAAGAGGCGCTGCATGGTACCTACGATCGGATGATTGCGGAGGTCGACTCGATGAAAGAGGAGGGTCTTGCGGCAGCGGTCTACACGCAGACGACTGATGTGGAGTCGGAAGTGAACGGCGTTATGACCTATGATCGAGCAGTCATCAAATTCGACGAGGCTCACATGCGGAAGATGCACAGTGCCCTCGTCAAAGAGTGAAAATCTGCTTGGCGGATTGTCCACGGCCTGCGATTTCGTGGATCTCGTGCAGAACGGCTTCTGCGGTCCTGGACATCTCTCTGGGATGGTGGAGAGGGGCCGCCCGACGAGATGGGATGCGCCTTGTGTGGTGCCACGAGAAAGGAGCAAGGGGACGCCTGGGCCATGCGCTCTTCCCCAAAACTCCGATTGTGGGTCCTATTGGCGTCCGTGCCTTTCAATTCGTTATTTGGGCTGAGTGATATCCGCACAATTTGCTCTTCGATCATGCCCGACCCCTCTGTGTCTGAGATTGATGAGGCCGAGTCTTCCACCGATTCAGAAGCCGCTCCCGAAGGGTCGCCCGATGGATGGATGCGATGGGCGATAGCTGCGTTGGTGTTAGGAGGATTGGGGATTGCTGTTTATTTTGCTGGTGACATCCCGAAGACCGACGGTCACTACGGCTTCTGGTCCATTTTGCCACCGCTCATCGCCATCGTGTTGGCGTTCTGGATGCGGGAGGTTGTCAGCGCCCTCTTCATCGGCATCGCGGCAGGTGGGCTTATCGCGGGGAAGGTGAATATCATTGATGCCTTTCTCCTTCCAGCCATCGGCACGGAGGACTTTGCACTCATCTTACTGGTGTACCTGTGGGCACTGGGAGGCCTCATCGGGCTCTGGACACGCACCGGAGGAGCTCTCCGATTTGCCTCGTGGGCTGGGGAGCGCATGGTTCGCGGCCCGAAGACAGCCAAGTTCTTCACCTGGATTATGGGCTTGGTCTTTCACCAGGGGGGCACCATCTCGACCGTTCTCACCGGCGCAACGGCTCGTCCCATCGGCGATCAGCACGACGTTTCGCACGAAGAATTGTCATACGTGGTTGACTCCACGGCATCCCCCGCCGCCACGCTGATTCCGTTCAACGTGTGGCCCATTTACGTTGGGGGTCTCGTGGCTGGGACGATTCCCCTCTTCGAGACTGCACAGGACGGCATCACGTTCTTCTTTTCGGCCCTCCCGTTCAACTTCTACGCGATATTCGCTGTGGCGATGACGTTTCTCTTTGCGTGGGAGGTGCTTCCTTGGGTCCCGGGCAAGCAGATGCGTGAGGCCATGGACCGGGCACGCTCGACCGGCAAATTGGATCGCGATGGGGCAACCCCGCTCACCTCGCGCGAACTCACGGAGATGGACGTGCCGGACGATTACGCACCGGGCCTCATCGACTTCCTTGCCCCCATCGGGACGCTACTAGGCGTGGCCATCCTTCCGTATATCGTGACCTATTTCTTTATGGGATGGACGGGAGGGCAGAATCCCGATCCGATGCTACTCATTGCGGAGGCATTTGTGCTCGCGGTGCTGGCCGGAATGGGCATTGCCTTGTTCAAAGGCATGGACTTCGACACGGTGATCGATGGCTTTATTGACGGCTGCAAGGGCGTGACCATCGGTGCCATCATTCTAGCGCTTGCCGTGTCGTTGAAAGAGGTGGCCGACGCGGTGGGCACGGCCAATTATGTGGTGGCAACGGTTGGAGACGTGCTTACGCCCGCCATCCTGCCGGGACTTCTCCTCGTCCTTTGTGTGATCATAGCATTCTCGACGGGAACTTCGTGGGGGACCTACGCGGTGGTGTTTCCGGTGGCGATGCCACTGGCGTGGAGCGTTTCGCAGGACCCGTTTTTCATCACCCTCTGCTTTAGCGCCGTGGTTGGCGGTAGCGTCTACGGCGACCAGTGCTCGCCCATTTCGGACACGACGGTGCTCTCGTCACTCGCCACTGGGTCGGACCTCATGGACCACGTGTACACCCAGCTTCCCCTGGCATCGGTCGCGGGAGGCCTCGCAATTGTGGTGTACACACTGATGGTGGTGTTCTTCGTGTGACCTGTCTGTCTTTATCCTTGCGCGGTTGGGGGAGGCGACGTTTCAGCTTGCTGCGATATCCGATGTTGTAGAAAGCGGTCCGGACCTCTTCGTGAGGGCACGATGTAGGGCCGCGTACGATCAGCGTCTGGTCTCTTGTAGGCTTGGCACAGGGGGGACGCAGGATCCGGGGACGGGTCTTCCTCGAGAGTGGTGCTGTGGCAGTGCCAGCAAGCAGCGTTGGATAGGTCCTTCCGTACTCCACCGTTGCCCGTCCCCGGAACCGGAGACGGATGCTCCGTAGAGCGAACGACGTGTGCCGTCACGCCCTTGGGTCTACTCGCGGAGCCGGACGTAGCTCCGACATGGTTATGAGCCAAAGGACGGGTACCGGCGTAGGGCCTGGAGTGGGATCATGTCCCCGGATGTACGTTCCACCGGAGGGATTTTGAAGACTTCGGTTCTTGTTTTATATGAACGCCATTTCCTGGCGTATAGGGACTCTGCGCCGGTGGTGCATTGCAGGAAGCCCCCTTCAACATCTATTCACAATCCGTATATTCTGTGGGTAGGGAAGGCGCCGGGCTATCTTCAGGGTCCACCGCTGCGCAAGCGACGTGCTTTCGCAGAGTCGACTGAAGTTGTATCTGTATAGAGCCGACTGTCCCTTGCGGACCTACGTCCCATTCCCATCAGTCGGAGGTCCATTATGAACGTTCTACGTTTTACATTAATTCGCGGAGGACTCGCGATGTGTCTCGTCGGCCTTTTGGCCGCCGGGTTGCTCGTCGCACAGTCCACATTCGCGCAGTCCACAACCGAACCCCTGACCCTCATAAAACACCTTCGAACCGAACTCGGCTCGAAGGACGACGCCCGCCAGGAGCGGGCCCTTATCGACGTGATTGCCCTGGCGTCCTGCCAGGAGAGTTGCACCGTGTTCCTGCAATCGGCGATGAACCGGAAGGTCCGGATCGCAAACGAATCCGGAACCGGGAATGTCGTCGATCTGGACGCACTTACCCCCGGCCTTCTTCGTGCCTACCGAAGTGGTCCGGGTGACGGCCACAAGCTTCTGGCCCTTTCGGCCCTCATTAATGTCGGTAACCAGAAAGCCCTCGAGAAACTCATCGAAGAGAAGGACGCGCAGAGCGCTGACGTGCAGAGGGTCACGAACATGAGCCTGGCATCATTCTACTTCGCAAAGTACCCGGATCTCACCGAACGGTCCATTCGTCGGCGCAGCCTCACGCTCGACGACGTGCAGCGGGCCGAAGTCCTTCGTGTGCGGGCAGAGAGGCGT is part of the Salinibacter sp. 10B genome and encodes:
- a CDS encoding Na+/H+ antiporter NhaC family protein, with the protein product MPDPSVSEIDEAESSTDSEAAPEGSPDGWMRWAIAALVLGGLGIAVYFAGDIPKTDGHYGFWSILPPLIAIVLAFWMREVVSALFIGIAAGGLIAGKVNIIDAFLLPAIGTEDFALILLVYLWALGGLIGLWTRTGGALRFASWAGERMVRGPKTAKFFTWIMGLVFHQGGTISTVLTGATARPIGDQHDVSHEELSYVVDSTASPAATLIPFNVWPIYVGGLVAGTIPLFETAQDGITFFFSALPFNFYAIFAVAMTFLFAWEVLPWVPGKQMREAMDRARSTGKLDRDGATPLTSRELTEMDVPDDYAPGLIDFLAPIGTLLGVAILPYIVTYFFMGWTGGQNPDPMLLIAEAFVLAVLAGMGIALFKGMDFDTVIDGFIDGCKGVTIGAIILALAVSLKEVADAVGTANYVVATVGDVLTPAILPGLLLVLCVIIAFSTGTSWGTYAVVFPVAMPLAWSVSQDPFFITLCFSAVVGGSVYGDQCSPISDTTVLSSLATGSDLMDHVYTQLPLASVAGGLAIVVYTLMVVFFV